Proteins encoded within one genomic window of Triticum aestivum cultivar Chinese Spring chromosome 2D, IWGSC CS RefSeq v2.1, whole genome shotgun sequence:
- the LOC123050180 gene encoding cyanidin 3-O-rutinoside 5-O-glucosyltransferase-like codes for MATDAQHQRHSRNGGVHTGHHFLIVAYGIQSHLNPCRVLAHRLARLHGVDGSGAVLATVSLPVSAHRRMFPSSGDVDNDDKATDGVVSYAPYSDGLDDGSMARDGEARARSRQATFESLSAVVATLAARGRPVTCVVCSMVLPAALDVAREHGIPLAVYWIQPATVLAAYYHYFHGHGDLLASHAADPAYEVSLPGLHRPLRIRDFPSFLVDTTGSELAKVFNEAARELFEHLGDHGCTKVLVNTFDELEPAALAAMKEHLDVFAVGPVIGSSSAEPRIHLFNHAGADEKRYMEWLGAQAARSVLYVSFGSIWTYSKKQMEEIANGLRRCGRPYLLVVRNDGRQEDVSRSLDDLVLEGQGMVVEWCDQPKVLSHASVGCFVTHCGWNSTLEAMALGVPVVAAPSLFDQPTNAFLIEEEWAAGVRGERNSEGGFTGEELARCVELLMGHGPRAIEIRERVDALKGMTREAAASGGPAERSLRSFVMAAGSIVG; via the coding sequence ATGGCCACGGACGCACAGCACCAGCGACACAGCCGCAACGGCGGCGTGCACACCGGCCACCACTTCCTCATCGTGGCCTACGGCATCCAGAGCCACCTCAACCCGTGCCGCGTCCTCGCGCACCGCCTCGCGCGCCTCCACGGCGTCGACGGCTCCGGGGCCGTCCTCGCCACGGTCTCCCTCCCGGTGTCCGCTCACCGCCGCATGTTCCCTTCGTCCGGAGACGTCGACAATGATGATAAAGCCACCGACGGCGTCGTCTCTTACGCTCCATACTCCGACGGCCTCGACGACGGCTCCATGGCCAGGGACGGCGAGGCGAGGGCGCGCAGCCGCCAGGCCACCTTTGAGAGCCTGTCAGCCGTCGTCGCCACCCTCGCCGCACGTGGCCGGCCGGTGACGTGTGTCGTTTGCAGCATGGTTCTCCCCGCGGCGCTGGACGTCGCGCGTGAGCACGGCATCCCGCTGGCCGTGTACTGGATCCAACCGGCCACCGTGCTCGCCGCGTACTACCACTACTTCCACGGCCACGGCGACCTCCTCGCGTCCCACGCCGCCGACCCCGCGTACGAGGTGTCCCTGCCCGGGCTACACCGCCCTCTCCGGATCCGCGACTTCCCGTCCTTCCTCGTCGACACGACGGGCAGCGAGCTGGCCAAGGTCTTCAACGAAGCGGCCCGAGAACTGTTCGAGCACTTGGGCGATCACGGCTGCACCAAGGTTCTCGTGAACACTTTCGACGAGCTGGAGCCGGCAGCGCTGGCAGCCATGAAGGAGCACCTAGACGTGTTCGCCGTCGGGCCGGTGATCGGGTCCTCCTCGGCCGAGCCGCGCATCCACCTGTTCAACCACGCCGGCGCCGACGAGAAGAGGTACATGGAGTGGCTGGGTGCGCAGGCGGCGAGGTCGGTGCTGTACGTTTCATTTGGGAGCATATGGACGTACAGCAAGAAGCAAATGGAGGAGATTGCGAACGGGCTGCGGCGGTGCGGGCGGCCGTACCTGCTCGTCGTGCGCAATGACGGGCGGCAGGAGGACGTGAGCCGGAGCCTAGACGACCTCGTGCTAGAGGGGCAGGGCATGGTGGTGGAGTGGTGCGACCAACCCAAGGTCCTGTCGCACGCGTCCGTGGGATGCTTCGTCACGCACTGCGGCTGGAACTCGACGCTGGAGGCCATGGCCCTCGGCGTGCCGGTCGTCGCCGCGCCAAGCTTGTTCGACCAGCCGACGAACGCCTTCTTGATAGAGGAGGAGTGGGCTGCCGGCGTCAGAGGGGAGCGCAACAGCGAGGGCGGCTTCACCGGGGAGGAGCTCGCAAGGTGCGTCGAGCTGCTCATGGGTCATGGCCCGAGGGCCATTGAGATCAGGGAAAGAGTGGACGCTCTGAAAGGGATGACGCGAGAGGCGGCGGCTTCGGGCGGGCCGGCGGAGCGGAGCCTCCGAAGCTTTGTCATGGCGGCCGGTTCAATCGTCGGATGA